Proteins found in one Cinclus cinclus chromosome 8, bCinCin1.1, whole genome shotgun sequence genomic segment:
- the LOC134046615 gene encoding very-long-chain enoyl-CoA reductase-like: protein MSLPAAGAYCSSLAVFNTGSCRTWRARGPALLRLPGAPRAARHAALPAAAHRHGRAAAPGRAGRGSGPRPIGRSAGPRGRWRGRRGGARRMGGRAGFFEVEILDWETKKQLCFLDKVEPNATIREIRLMFHKLYPQWYPARQSIKLDPKGKSLRDEEILQHLPVGTTATLYFKDLGPQIGWTTVFLIEYTGPLFIYFLFYFRMTFVYGLDERFTSSPHPVVNLACICHSFHYIKRLIETVFVHRFSRGTMPLRNIVKNCLYYWGFAAWLAYYINHPLYTPPSYGKKQINFAVIMFLLCEAGNFSIHVALSDLQRNGSKTCKIPYPTKNPFTWLFFFVSCPNYTYEVGTWISFTIMTQCVPVGLFTLLCFIQMTVWAKDKHCTYLREFKDYPSHRMPIIPFLL, encoded by the exons ATGTCACTCCCGGCGGCCGGTGCATATTGCTCTTCTCTCGCAGTTTTCAACACCGGGAGCTGCAGAACTTGGCGTGCCCGCGGTCCCGCACTGCTGCGGCTGCCCGGGGCCCCGCGGGCGGCTCGGCACGCAGCGCTGCCAGCAGCCGCCCACCGGCACGGCCGGGCAGCGgccccgggccgggcggggcgggggtcCGGGCCCCGCCCGATTGGCCGCAGCGCGGGGCCCCGCGGAAGGTggcgggggcggcgcggcggtGCCCGCAGAATGGGCGGCAGAGCCGGCTTCTTCGAG GTGGAAATCCTTGACTGGGAGACAAAGAAACAGCTATGCTTCCTAGATAag GTGGAACCAAATGCTACAATTAGAGAAATCAGATTGATGTTCCATAAATTAT ATCCTCAGTGGTACCCAGCAAGGCAGTCAATAAAACTTGATCCAA AAGGAAAGTCCCTGAGGGATGAAGAAATCCTGCAGCACCTCCCTGTTGGCACAACTGCTACCTTATACTTTAAAGATTTAGGGCCACAGATAGGATGGACTACG GTATTTTTGATAGAATATACAGGTCCATTGTTcatctattttctattttatttccgTATGACTTTTGTCTATGGACTGGATGAGAGGTTTACATCAAGCCCGCACCCAGTAGTTAA CTTGGCATGTATCTGCCATTCTTTCCACTACATCAAAAGGTTGATTGAAACAGTATTTGTTCATCGATTCTCCCGTGGGACTATGCCACTGAGGAATATTGTGAAG AACTGCTTATATTACTGGGGATTTGCAGCTTGGCTTGCATATTACATCAATCATCCTCTTTACACTCCTCCTT CTTATGGGAAAAAACAGATAAATTTTGCTGTGATCATGTTTCTG CTGTGTGAAGCTGGAAATTTTTCCATTCACGTTGCACTCAGTGACCTCCAGAGAAATG GATCCAAAACCTGTAAGATCCCATATCCAACAAAGAATCCTTTCACATGGCTGTTTTTCTTTGTATCTTGCCCTAACTATACATATGAG GTGGGGACCTGGATCAGTTTCACTATCATGACTCAGTGTGTTCCAG TGGGGCTGTTCACCTTGCTTTGCTTCATTCAGATGACAGTCTGGGCAAAGGATAAACACTGCACCTACTTACGAGAATTCAAGGATTATCCAAGTCATAGAATGCCAATTATTCCCTTTTTGTTGTAA
- the GCLM gene encoding glutamate--cysteine ligase regulatory subunit isoform X3, producing the protein MGTEGASVLLERAGRLTLQTGNLLNWGCLRKKCPATPSEEVRDCIQKTLTEWSSKISPDQNQETLEVLECTVAQAIEKINPEERDELKVSAKLFIVGSNSSSIRDAADLACSALGVAQLDSVIIAPRPVEDGINLSLEYLQPYWKELENLVQNKKIVAIGTSDLDKTLLEQLYLWAQVKPSSNQVNLASCCVMPPDLTAFAKECDIQLLTHNDPKVIHLLKE; encoded by the exons ATGGGGACGGAGGGCGCCAGCGTCCTGCTGGAGCGCGCCGGCAGGCTCACCCTGCAGACCGGCAACCTGCTCAACTGGGGCTGCCTGCGCAAGAAGTGCCCGGCCACCCCCAGCGAGGAG GTTCGGGACTGCATCCAGAAAACACTGACTGAATGGAGCTCAAAGATCAGCCCAGACCAAAATCAG GAAACACTGGAGGTTCTGGAATGTACTGTAGCTCAAGctatagaaaaaataaatcctgaagAAAGGGATGAGTTGAAAGTATCAG CAAAGCTTTTCATCGTTGGATCAAACTCTTCATCCATCAGAGATGCAGCTGACCTGG caTGTTCTGCCCTTGGAGTTGCTCAGTTAGACTCAGTCATTATTGCCCCACGTCCTGTTGAAGATGGAATTAACCTCTCTTTGGAATATTTGCAACCTTATTGGAAAGAACTTGAAAATCTagttcaaaacaaaaagattGTTGCCATAGGTACCTCCGACCTAGATAAAACACTGCTAGAGCAGCTGTATCTGTGGGCACAG GTGAAGCCAAGTAGTAATCAGGTGAACCTAGCTTCCTGTTGTGTGATGCCACCTGATCTCACAGCATTTGCAAAAGAATGTGACATACAGCTGTTAACTCACAATGACCCCAAAG TGATTCATTTGctaaaagaatga